Genomic window (Thomasclavelia spiroformis DSM 1552):
AACTACTAGTATTGAAAATAAACGTGCTAAAACAACATTTGAACCTGCAAGCGGTAGTGAAGAATTTATTATTAAAACAACTAAAGAGCAAAAAGATGCTCCAGTTGTACCGGCACTTAATCGTGATGGTTGGGCAGCGACAGCTGATAGTTTTCATAATGCATCAGGACCAAATGATGGACCAGCACAAAATTTATTAGACGGAGATGTTAATTCAATCTGGCATACTAATTATGGTGGAGGAACTGGTGATCAAGAATATCCTCATAACGTTGTAATTAATTTAAAAGGTGAGACAACATTTCAAGCATTTTCTTATACACCTAGACAACAAGGTGAAGAGACAAATGGTAATATTAAAGGATATGAATTATGGGTTTATAATGGACCGGTTGGTGATGATTTAGCAGTTGATTCATCTGAATGGAAACAAGTTGCTAAAGGAAATTTTGTTTATGAAGGAGTAAATCCAATTTATGTAAATTTAAAGGAAGCTACAACAGCAACACAAATTAAATTTGTTGCAACTTCATCTAATAATGGTCAAAAATTTGCTGGTGGAGCAGAATTTAATTTACATGCAGAAAAAGCACCTGTTGAAGAAGATAATACACGTTCTTTTGAAACAAGTGATTTGACTTTAAAGTCAAATGGGGTAACAGTAGAAGATACAGCTGCTACAATTAATAACACAGAAAAAATTGGTAAAAAAGTAACTTTTTCTTTTGAACCATATAATTTTAAAGGCGTAGATTATACAATTAATGAAGTTGTTGTTATGTATGAAGGAGATCACTTCATGCGTAAATATATGGAAATCAGTGTACCTGATGGACAAGCGGATGAAGCTGAAATCGATTATATTGATTTAGAGTCATTGAATATCAATGAAAGTGATGCTACTTGGACTATTCCAACTGGAAAAGGTGGCGTTGTTGAAATGGATGAATTTAAAGCTAATTTAGGACAACCGATTTATATTCAAGGTATGTTTATGGGATGTGAATTTCCTGTAGCAGATACACAAATCGTTAATAATAATGGTTATATGAGATACTATACAGGTAAAACATTTGATAAATTAGTTGAAGATAAGCAAGCTGTTAGTAAAGATGGCATGACAAATTATATGACATGGCAAACTGTAGCTGGGGCTGCTAGAAGCACTGATAATTCTGTAATCCAAGCAGATTTTTATGATTATATTAAATCTATTGCGACACCTTCTGAATTTAGAATTCAATACAATTCATGGTTTGATAATATGATGCGAATTGATGATGAAAATATTCTTAATTCATTCATTGAAGTTGATCGAGAATTAAGTAATACAGGTGTTAGACCATTAGATTCATATGTTGTAGATGATGGATGGAATAATTATAATGATACACATGTTGTAGATGCAGTTCGTTCTGGAACAACATTAAATCAAACAGGATTCTGGGAATTCAATAGTAAATTTCCTAACGGATTAACACCTTCAAGTGAATTAGTAAATAATTTTGGAAGTAATTTTGGGGTGTGGGTTGGACCACGTGGTGGTTATAATTTCTATAGTTCTTTAGCGGACATTTTGGTTAAAAATGGTACAGGAAGTAAAGCTGGAAATTCGATTGATGTAGCAGATCGTAACTATATTAAAAACTTCCAAGAAATGGCTGTAAATTGGCAAAAAGAATACAAAGTTAACTATTGGAAATGGGATGGATTTGCTGATAGAGCACAATTTAATGCTTTCCCTGCTAAAGATGGTGTACCTGGATATGCAAATAACCACATGACAGGTGGATATAAAAATATGTATCATGTAACTGATATGTGGGAAGCGTGGATTGATTTGTTTGAAGTAGTTCGTCAAAGTGAAATTGATGACAATATCAACGATTTATGGATTTCATTGACTTGTTATGTAAATCCAAGCCCTTGGTATTTACAATGGGCAAACAGTGTATGGATCCAATGTACACATGACCGTGGTGATGCAGGTCCAATTAATAACAAAATGGATACCATGTTAACTTATCGTGAAGCTGTTTATTATGACTTCGTTAAAGAACACGAATTCCAATTCCCGCTTGCGAACCTTTATAACCATGATCCAGTTTATGGAGTTGAAGGTACACAAATTAATATCAATTCAATGACTGATGAACAATTTAAAAATTACTTATATATGATGTCAACTCGTGGGACTAGTTTCTGGGAATTGTATTATTCAGATTCAATCATGACAAAAGGAAAATATGAAGTTAATGCAGAATTCTTATCATGGGCTGAAGAAAATTTCCATATTTTAAAAAATGCTAAGATGTTTGGTGGAAATCCAGCTAATGGTGTTAAGTTAGGTGGAATTGGACAATCAACAGAATTTAATACTTATGGATTCTCTGCTTGGGATGGTGAGGATGGAATTATTTCAATGCGTAATCCTGATAGCAAAGCACAAACGATTACATTTACTTTAGATCGTAATATTGGTCTTGCAGAATCTACTAAAGATAAAACTTTATATAGTACAGGAATTCATAGTTACAATATGCCTGAAGGCGGAAATGATAACTATAAAGAATTTAGATATGGTCAAGAAGTAACTGTTACTTTACAACCAGGTGAAACAAGACTTTGGTCTTTATCAACTACTAAGGATGTAGAAGCTCCTACATATACAACATTATCAACTGATGGAGATAAAACATTAAAAGTTAAATTTGATGAAAAAGTAATTGGAACAGATTTTGATGTTACAGTAAATGGTAAGGCTGTAGAAGTAGCTAATGTTAATAAGAGCATTGATCAAGTGTCTTATGAAATTGAATTAGCTAATAAACCAACTAATAACGCATCAGTTATTGTAACTGCTAAAGATATTACAGATTTAAATGGAAACAAAGTTGCTAAAGCTGATAAATCAGTAGTATACCATAAAAATAATACTGCTTTATCTGTTAAAGCTGATGAATTAGAAGGTTCTAAAACAGTAGGAACTGTAGCAAAATCATTAAGTAATGATAATGGATTTAGTGTAATTGTAGATATTAATACTACAGTAAGTAATAAAAAACTTGCTAGTCAAGGATATATAATAGGAGTTAATGCGGAAGGTAAAGCATATTTTGCACTAGGTGAAGCAACTGCTACATCTAAAGTTGCTGTAAATGATGGTGCAGATCATCAAATCCAAGCTGTTAAAGAAAATAATGGTATCTTGAAATTATATGTTGATGGTACATTACAAAGTTCAGCATATGATAAAGATAATGAAACATTTGTTATCGAAGCAGCCAAAACTACTCTAGGTAGTGATGGATTCGAAGGTAAATTGGGTGTAAAAGTATTAGACAAAGCTTTAGGTTATAATGAATTCACAACAGATACTGATGAAGAAGGATTAATTCCAAGAGAAAATATTACGCCTACAGCTACTACACACGACAGTGGAGAGGGAGCTGTAGCTAATAATGCAAATGACGGTAATACAACTACTTATTGGGCAAGTGCGCAAAGTGCTGACAATAGAACTACAAAACAATATTTAACTTATGAATTATCAAATACTTA
Coding sequences:
- a CDS encoding discoidin domain-containing protein; its protein translation is MKKILRSSLVLALTLSCVPMNTNQLDALAASDIEVTNSNNIVTIGNEYIEREFSTVDNKLKTTSIENKRAKTTFEPASGSEEFIIKTTKEQKDAPVVPALNRDGWAATADSFHNASGPNDGPAQNLLDGDVNSIWHTNYGGGTGDQEYPHNVVINLKGETTFQAFSYTPRQQGEETNGNIKGYELWVYNGPVGDDLAVDSSEWKQVAKGNFVYEGVNPIYVNLKEATTATQIKFVATSSNNGQKFAGGAEFNLHAEKAPVEEDNTRSFETSDLTLKSNGVTVEDTAATINNTEKIGKKVTFSFEPYNFKGVDYTINEVVVMYEGDHFMRKYMEISVPDGQADEAEIDYIDLESLNINESDATWTIPTGKGGVVEMDEFKANLGQPIYIQGMFMGCEFPVADTQIVNNNGYMRYYTGKTFDKLVEDKQAVSKDGMTNYMTWQTVAGAARSTDNSVIQADFYDYIKSIATPSEFRIQYNSWFDNMMRIDDENILNSFIEVDRELSNTGVRPLDSYVVDDGWNNYNDTHVVDAVRSGTTLNQTGFWEFNSKFPNGLTPSSELVNNFGSNFGVWVGPRGGYNFYSSLADILVKNGTGSKAGNSIDVADRNYIKNFQEMAVNWQKEYKVNYWKWDGFADRAQFNAFPAKDGVPGYANNHMTGGYKNMYHVTDMWEAWIDLFEVVRQSEIDDNINDLWISLTCYVNPSPWYLQWANSVWIQCTHDRGDAGPINNKMDTMLTYREAVYYDFVKEHEFQFPLANLYNHDPVYGVEGTQININSMTDEQFKNYLYMMSTRGTSFWELYYSDSIMTKGKYEVNAEFLSWAEENFHILKNAKMFGGNPANGVKLGGIGQSTEFNTYGFSAWDGEDGIISMRNPDSKAQTITFTLDRNIGLAESTKDKTLYSTGIHSYNMPEGGNDNYKEFRYGQEVTVTLQPGETRLWSLSTTKDVEAPTYTTLSTDGDKTLKVKFDEKVIGTDFDVTVNGKAVEVANVNKSIDQVSYEIELANKPTNNASVIVTAKDITDLNGNKVAKADKSVVYHKNNTALSVKADELEGSKTVGTVAKSLSNDNGFSVIVDINTTVSNKKLASQGYIIGVNAEGKAYFALGEATATSKVAVNDGADHQIQAVKENNGILKLYVDGTLQSSAYDKDNETFVIEAAKTTLGSDGFEGKLGVKVLDKALGYNEFTTDTDEEGLIPRENITPTATTHDSGEGAVANNANDGNTTTYWASAQSADNRTTKQYLTYELSNTYTVNKVQYIPRYDATQKLNCTGNILQYVVETSMDGQEWKQVAAGTTVREGNGVTDIVLETPVEAKYIRLGATDTYHWQQGSNNKVVTAAEFKAYGKIELDTAALSQRIEELEKVDTTNCTEESIEEFNALLDEARDVLENATDQEEIAQMIEALKNAESILKPNEPVKEADKTLLKIALDLANAITDEDLANVVPAVVEEFKAARDEANGIYNDTSATQDKVNAAFDRLATAMHMLDFVKGDKTALKTFIDKVSGLEASKYTEATWAPFNEALVVAVGVYNDENAMQEEITKVYNELVTAFLNLRLIPDKTLLEDLINKANGLNVANYTKASYKVLSDALNEAKVVFENPNATQEEVDSAKDVLAKAIAGLQIVTADNTVSTPVNKGDTTSVKTGDNGLVGMFTTMTLLSVAGYIAFRRKED